The DNA region CTGGTTTCGATATGTATAATGGCGCAACAGCCACACCAGCTCACGCTTTAGCCGGTGTTTATATTGGGGTATCAGTTATCTATGGTAAAGGTATGATCCAATGGGCAGACGAAAGATTTGCTTATTATATAATGAAGATAGGTGACAAGCCTAAAAAGCTAGTTGGTATAGCGTATGCGAAACAACAATTTAGGAGTTGGCTGAAGCATGTTTTAGCCTTTCTTTTAGGTTCAGGCATGTTACTACTAATTACAGTTATCGTAGGTGATCCAGAAAGAACCAAAGTACTAACAGACATGGTACAAGTTTGGTTGCTTGTTCTAGGAATTGATTTTGTGATTACCCTAAGTTATTTTGTTTGGAAAAAATAAAACTATTTATAGTTTATATATTTTTTGATTTCTGAAATAGCTCCTCAAAAATTAAATATCATCTGATAAAAGTGCTTCCTTTAGAAGAGCCCATATGATTTTTAAAACAATAAAATATAAAGAAAAGACCACCGCATTATGGGGTGGTCTTTTCTTTAATTTCTTTCATTTCATAAATAGCGAGATTTTCATTAGTAAAAAGTTTAACGAACTCTGGAATTTCCTGAGTTGCTAATATCAGTTTAAGTTGAGATGCAGATTCATTTATTGAGTATTCTAATTGATGTCCGTGCGCGGCAATGATAGTCTCAACAGTTTGTTTTATTAGCCTATCGTTCAATCCACCAATTGTCATTGTGATTGTTACTTTATTGTTTGAATAATCGTGTAAATTAATCATAAAAAGCTCCTAGAAGTTGTGACGTTAATAAGTAGTCTATCATAAAGACGTCATTATCCCAAACAGGTATTTAACTAGTTGTTAAATGAAAATCCATACAATTAACTTGTTGCCCGTTACAGAAAAGAAGTAGTTGATGAGTGCCGGGATAATGATTCCGCGTGGATAAGTCCTGAAATGATAAGTTCTTTTTCCCAGAAAAGATCTGTTCCGATGTTAATGAGTCTGAAATATGAAATTTTTTTAACGAGGTTGTTCCATTTGCCTTCATATAATTTATGCCAAATTCGAGGCGAAGAGGCTGTGTAGCTGTGAGAGTTATTTCTATAAGATAGTTAAACGATAGAGTCTCGCCAATTGAGAGCGTCTTATTTAGAATGCTTAATTCAGTCCGTAGAATCTCAAAAGTCGTACCTGGTTCAGCGTAACCGAAAAGTTTTAACGCATCAGGATTTGCTTTTTTAACAAGTGTGCGACAAGCGCGTTTGATAATCCAATCCGTTTCTTTTGAGTGGTTTGACCAGTCTTTGCAGGTTGCAATTACCAAATCAGGATTCTCTTTAGAGATATCATTTAAGTGGTTTGCTACTGACTTCCGAACGTAGAGGGAAGGGTCGTTCTTCAAATTAGTTAATAGTGGTAAATTCAATTCAGGGTTCTGGATATAATCTTTCAGATGGATTCCCCAGGGAAGTCGCGGGCGACTGCCTTCGGATGCTAAGCGACGAATATGTTCATTCTGATTTAAACTGCATTCTAATAAAAAAGGTTGAACTCTCTTTTGGTCTTTATTAATAAAAGGTCTAATAGCAAACTCCGCAGAAGAGAAGCAAGTTAATTTTTTTAGATAGTCCAGAGAAATATCGAAATGCTCATCCGATAAACCGAAGACGCTGACAAAATCTGGTAAAAACAAATAATTAAATCCGGGATTTTGCGAATGTAGTGATAGGATGATTTCTAGTTTTTCGAGATAGGTACCTGTTAAATGGTCACCTAATAAAGTTGCGATTTTCATCATCCTTTGTCGTAAACTTAATTCAGTCCAAGAATTTGAAGTGATTTCTAAAACAAATGAGTCACTATTAAAATGCGATTGGAAAGTAGTGACTTGTTTAGAAAAATCTAACAAAAAATCATGTGTATAGATATCTTTTAAAGGGGTAGTGGTGCCCATTCTTCTTCCTCCTTAGTTACAATGTGCGGTTGATGGTTCTCAGAGTTTCTAATAGTTGAGGATAATTGATAGTCGGCGCTTGTTCATTAATTTGTTTATAAATAGTTTCTGATATTTTTGGCAATTTTTCTTTTAGTAACTGTCCTTGCTCCGTTAATTTTAAAACTAAGACACGTTCATCTTCTTTTGAGCGAACTCGTTTTATTAAGTCGTGCTTCTCTAGTTTTTTTAATAAGGGACTTAGCGTGCCAGAGTCTAAAAACAAAGCTTCACCTAATGAACTAACAGACATGCCATCTTCAATTGCTAACATGGCAATAAAACCAGTATAAGTTAAGTTATATTCATTTAAATAAGGTTTGTAAAGGCGAATGATTTCTTTTGATGCCACATACATTTGAAAACAAATGCTTTGCTCTAAATGAGGGGATTGTTCCGTCATAATAGTAACTACCTCCAGTTATTTGATAGGTTCAGTTTATGTTAAAACAAAACACTTGTCAAACACAATTTGATTGTGTACAATTCAATTTGTTAGCGATATAGATTGCGCACAATCTAATTAACAGAAAGAAGGAATGGCAATGAAAAAAGTATATTCTACTAAGGTGATTAATACTGGAGGGCGCTCAGGAGAGGTTCGTTCTGCAGATGGTTCATTATCAATGTTGATTTTACCACCTGGGAAAAAAGGAGACGGTGCAACCAATCCTGAACAATTATTTGCAGCAGGATTTAGTGCTTGTTTTAATAGTGCATTAGACTATGTTAAAGAACAGCATAATGTTACGGGTGAATCAGTCGTTTCAGCAACAGTTGGTCTATATAATATGAGTCAATCCGCGTTACCTGACGTCCAATTAGGGGTGGAGATTGAAGGTCATATTGAAGGGCTTACTTTAGAAGAAGCGCAGGAATTGTTAGAGGTTGCACACAAAGTATGCCCTTATTCAAAAGCTGTTAAAAATAATATCGAACTGACAGTTAAAGCTGTTTAATAAGAAGGAAAGAGGAACTTATAATGTTAAAAAAAATGACAAATGATTTTAATGACATTACCTTTGGCAGAAAATCAATCCGTGTGTTTGATGAAAATCATAAAATACCACAAGAAGATATGCTGAAAATGATTGAAGAAGCAACGAAAGCTCCTTCTTCAGTCAATATGCAACCTTGGCGTTTTGTTGTAGTGGAAAGTGATGAAGCTAAAGCTAAATTAAAACCTTTAGTCCGTTTTAATGGACGTCAAAATGATACCTCATCAGCAATGATTTTAATTTTTGGTGATATGTTATGTCAAGAAAATGGTGTAGAGATATACTCGCAAGCTGTAGTTGAAGGTAAAATGCCTGAAGAGGTTAAAGAGCAACAGTTAGCAGCTATTCTTCCATATTATAATAGCTTCACTAAAGAACAAATGAACGATGTTGTTAAAATCGATTCAAGTCTAGCAGCGATGCAACTGATGTTAGTTGCTCGTACATATGGTTATGATACGAATGCGATTGGTGGATTTGAATCAGATCAATTAGCAGAAGCGTTTGATTTAGATAAAGAACGCTTTGTACCAGTTATGATCCTTTCAATAGGTAAAGCTGTGGACGAAGGCTATGAGTCAGTACGCCTAGCACCTGAAAAAATTACAAGTTTTAAATAGATGTGATTCTTATGGATTTATTTGATGCCAATTTAATGCTACTTGTTTAATGGAAGGTAGTGTAGGGGAATAAAAAAAGACTATAAACGCTGTGGTATCAGTGTTTATAGTCTTTTTATTGACGGTAACTGTATTATTGTCAAGATTGTGATTAAAAGGGTTATGGGCGTAACATATCTTTTTCTTCCCATGCGGTAATTAAACGATGGAGTCTTCTAAGTTGTGTTTCTTCTTTTTTGGCACTCATGACCCACCAGATAGAATCTCTTTTGTAAGAAGGTGGAAGTTGGTTATAAAATGCTAATGCTTTTATATTTTTTGTGATTTCAAAGTGATAGTCTGTAGGTAGATCAACATTTCTGTCAACGGATGAATAACCAATTTGATCTTTTCTTTGATTGAAAAGGGCCAATCCTTCAGGTCTCATTTGGTTCAACTCGATTAATTTTTGGACTTTCTCAACATTAATCTTGCTCCAAACGCTATTAGGCTTGCGTGGTGTAAAGCGGATTTTATAACTCTCTTCATCAATGGATTTTCGAATACCATCGATCCAGCCAAAAGCGAGTGCGCAATCGACTGATTCTGACCAAGAGATGCTTACTTTCTTTGATTTCTGTTTATAAAAACCTACCCACAGTTCATTAGAAGTTAGATGATGATCCTCCAACCAATTTGTAAATTCTATTTGAGTTGTAAAAAACAAACTATCACTCATGTTCTTGTTCCTCCGCGTATATTTATTTAAGGTTGATACAAATATAACATTACCAATAACCCAAATGTTAATGGAAGGTATAATTGGATAACACAATAAAACCCTCTCGGATAAGAGAAGGTTTTTAATTGTTTCTTAAACTTCTTCAGTGTGTTTGTATAGCTTTAAACCTGATTTAATACCAACCCACATACCGGCAATTGAAATAACTGCCATTGGGATGTTTGAAATTAATGAGCGCTTCACTTCGTCAGCAGACATATACATATCATTGCTTGTTTCAGGGATGATTAAATAGGAAATGCTTTGGAAAATACTTGTTAAGTTAAATAATAAAACAATCGTAAAGATTAAAGCTAGTACTAGCCAAAAAATAACGATAAAATTTGTTTTCTTCATGAAAGGCACCTCCTTCTATAGTTGTTTTTATTATACCATAAAGAGCCATTCTTCATTCAGAGTTTAAAGTTGCGTGTACTATTGCTAGAACGTAAGATGGTAATAATAACAAAGAGAAAAGAGGGGTTTGATGAAAGCTTTATACTTTAATGAGTTTGGCGATGCAAATGTTTTAAAATATGGTGAGGTTTCTGATCCCGTTATGAATGAGAACGAGATCTTAGTAGAAATGAAAAGTATCGGAGTTAACTTTGCTGACATCTATCGTAGAAAAGGGAATTACCACTTAGCTGGCGAAGCACCTTATATTTTAGGTTACGAAGGTTCAGGAGTGGTCAAAGCTGTTGGCGAAAATGTTTCCTATGTCGCGGTTGGCCAACGTATAGCCTTTGCTGACGTGCCGTTCGCTAATGCAGAATTAGTCGTGGTTCCTGAAGAAAAAATCATCAAAATTCCAGAGGGTATTTCATTCGACACAGCTGCAGCAATCTTGCTTCAAGGCCTAACAGCCCAATATTTATTATCTGATAGTTATAATTTAAGTTCAGAAGGAGAGACTGTTTTAGTTCATGCTGCGGCAGGTGGAGTGGGACAAAATTTAGTTCAACTAGCGAAAGCCAAAGGCGCTAAAGTGATTGGTTTAACCTCATCAGATGCTAAAGCAAAAGTAGTAACGTCTAAAGGCGCAGACCATGTTTTCCTATATGACACCGATTGGGTGAGTGCGGTCCAAACTATTACTAGTGGCGTAGATGTCGCTTATGATTCGGTAGGCTCAACTTTAGAACAAAGCTTTGCAGCAACAAAAACAGGTGGGGCAGTTGTCTTCTACGGAATGGCAGGTGGCGACCCAGCACTGGTTGACCCGCGTATGTTAATGGAC from Vagococcus coleopterorum includes:
- a CDS encoding nitroreductase family protein; amino-acid sequence: MLKKMTNDFNDITFGRKSIRVFDENHKIPQEDMLKMIEEATKAPSSVNMQPWRFVVVESDEAKAKLKPLVRFNGRQNDTSSAMILIFGDMLCQENGVEIYSQAVVEGKMPEEVKEQQLAAILPYYNSFTKEQMNDVVKIDSSLAAMQLMLVARTYGYDTNAIGGFESDQLAEAFDLDKERFVPVMILSIGKAVDEGYESVRLAPEKITSFK
- a CDS encoding Ohr family peroxiredoxin, translated to MKKVYSTKVINTGGRSGEVRSADGSLSMLILPPGKKGDGATNPEQLFAAGFSACFNSALDYVKEQHNVTGESVVSATVGLYNMSQSALPDVQLGVEIEGHIEGLTLEEAQELLEVAHKVCPYSKAVKNNIELTVKAV
- a CDS encoding YdeI/OmpD-associated family protein; the encoded protein is MSDSLFFTTQIEFTNWLEDHHLTSNELWVGFYKQKSKKVSISWSESVDCALAFGWIDGIRKSIDEESYKIRFTPRKPNSVWSKINVEKVQKLIELNQMRPEGLALFNQRKDQIGYSSVDRNVDLPTDYHFEITKNIKALAFYNQLPPSYKRDSIWWVMSAKKEETQLRRLHRLITAWEEKDMLRP
- a CDS encoding MarR family winged helix-turn-helix transcriptional regulator: MTEQSPHLEQSICFQMYVASKEIIRLYKPYLNEYNLTYTGFIAMLAIEDGMSVSSLGEALFLDSGTLSPLLKKLEKHDLIKRVRSKEDERVLVLKLTEQGQLLKEKLPKISETIYKQINEQAPTINYPQLLETLRTINRTL
- a CDS encoding quinone oxidoreductase family protein, with translation MKALYFNEFGDANVLKYGEVSDPVMNENEILVEMKSIGVNFADIYRRKGNYHLAGEAPYILGYEGSGVVKAVGENVSYVAVGQRIAFADVPFANAELVVVPEEKIIKIPEGISFDTAAAILLQGLTAQYLLSDSYNLSSEGETVLVHAAAGGVGQNLVQLAKAKGAKVIGLTSSDAKAKVVTSKGADHVFLYDTDWVSAVQTITSGVDVAYDSVGSTLEQSFAATKTGGAVVFYGMAGGDPALVDPRMLMDTSKTLTGGDLWNVLTSHDIRQARADQLFTAILNKDLVVSEPTIFALSDGQAAHDLLESRKSTGKLLLRP